The DNA segment GATCATTTGTTCCGATACTGAAAAAGTCGACTTCCTGCGCCAAAATTTCTGCAATCATCACCGCAGCAGGAAGTTCAATCATAACACCTACCTGCATGTCATGATCGTACGGAATGCCTTCTGCCGTAAGTTCTATCTGGGCGCGGGCTAAGGCGGCTTTTGCCTGATGGACTTCTTTCAAACCGGAAATCATTGGGAACATGAGCGACACATTGCCATGCACACTTGCCCGCAAAATAGCCCTCAGCTGAGTATGAAAAAGTTCTTCATGCTTCAGACAAAACCTGACCGCTCTAAGTCCCATGGCCGGATTAGCTTCATCAAGCGGACCGAAATAAGACATAAATTTATCAGCACCAAGGTCAAGAGTTCTCAGAACAACCTTACGGGGTGACATAATAGCAGCAAGCTCAGTGTATTTTTCGCAAAGCTCTTCTTCATCAGGCAGACTGCTTCGGTTCAAATAGGCATACTCTGTTCTGAACAGCCCGATCCCTTCTCCGCCATTATCGATAACAGCTGAAACTTCTTCAAAAAGTTCAATATTAGCTAAAACCTGAACTCTGTAACCGTCTTCCGTTTCAGCCGGAAGATGACAACTTCTTATAATAGTGGCCTGATAACTTTCGAATTGATTCTGTAAGTTGTAATAATGCTCGAGTTCGTCTTCATCGGGATCAACTAAAATTTTACCCGAAAGGCCATCCACAATTACAAGATCACCATCAACGACGCAGCTTTCGAGTTTCTCAGCACCTACCAAAGCCGGGATATTAAGAGTGCGGGCTAAAATTCCGGTATGAGAAGTTTTACCGCCGAGAGTTGTAACAAAAGCCATAAGCTTATTGATTTCCAACTCGATGGTATCAGCAGGTGACAAGTCGTGAGCCATAAGCACTGCACGCCCCTGAATAGGGCTTACGCTCGCTTCTCCGCCTATAAGCTTAGTCTGAACCCTCTGAGCTACCTGACGCACGTCCTGCATGCGTTCACGGATATATTTATCTTCCAGCGCACCGAAAGTTTTATCAAGATCATTTACAGCCTTATCAAGTGCCCATTCAGCATTAATACAAAGATCATCAATATATTTTATGGCTCTTTTGGAAAACTTAGGGTCTTTGAGCATCATCAAATGAGAATCAATAATGAGCTGATGCTCTTTGAGTTCAGCAGGAACTTTTTCACGGACAGCCGCAAGCTCTTTAACTGCTTCAGTAAAGGCATACGTCAGTCGCTCTTTTTCATCGGCAACCATGTGCACAGGCACAGTTTGTCGCGGCAACCTCGAGGAGATGCTGCGATTCAAAAAATAGGCTTTACCGATAGCAATACCCGTTGAAACGGAAATGCCTGAAACGACTTCCCTGGCCACTACTTTTCCTCTCCAAATTTTGACTTAAACATTTCTTCCAGACAATCAAGAGCTGCGCCGGCATCAATACCGTCGGCCCTCAATTCAAGAGTGCTTCCCTGTGCAGCTGCAAGAGTCAGAATGTCAAGAATGCTCTTAGCATCCACTTCCTGAGAATCACAAATAATTGCAATCTCAGCCTGAAAATTCTGAGCTTCCTGTGCAAGCCGCGCCGCCGGACGAGCATGCAGTCCCAATTGGTTAACTACAATAACAGTCCGGGCTACAGCGTTCTCCGAATCAGGGGAACCTTCCCGCAGCGCGCTATTCTCAATCATTTTCGACCATTCCTTTATATCATAATTCTGCAAACGCAAAAGTCTTAACTTAAATTAAGTTTATTAGAAACAAACTTGCTACTACAAAAAGAACTGCAATAACTTCTCTGGAAATCTTTCCGGTTGCGATCAACCACCCTAGGGAGCCTAATATTGCGGCTCCGCCATACCACTGGAAAATTCCCATACCCGAAGGCCATAATTGGGTCCAAATTATTAAAAGAACGAACGCATTAACATATTTTAGACGCTCTCCCCAATTGATCAGATCCCACCTTTTCAGTTGATCCAAAAAACCGAGGCCCTTATATAATCCGCCCCAGAAAATATATATTTTAAAGACCTGTAAACCCACAAATGATATCAACCCGAGTAGCATAGCCGGAACAGTATTGCCAGCAAGCAAAAGAGATATCGTGGCTAACGCCCAAAAAATCAGGGCACTTCCGGCAAAGACAGAATCACCGATGGCAGAAAGTGTATAACTGGTCGTATTTTTAACTTTATTCAAAAGCAAAACCGGAAACTTGCCGTCTTTAATCTGAATTTCCACAGCCAGAAAAATCGCAATCAACAGCGGAGCCCAGAACGGATGAGAGTTATAGTGCTTAACATAACGCTTACGAGCTTTAGACAACTCCAATGAATCCGAATATATAGCTTCAAGACCCGGTTGCATGGCGTAAGAAAAACCGATATTCTGCAATCCGCGGGTATTGAACCCCGCGCCGACAAAATAACTGCGCAAAAAGCACCTGGCACAAGCCCGGCCTAGAGACTTTTTATCTTTTACTTTTTCACTCACGTCCACTTTCACCGTACAACTCGAACGACCTAACTATTTGTTTTTCTTTCAGTCACTTTTTCATAGACAGCTTTGGCTGTCCACCCCTGAACTCGATCTGCCACTCTTCGAGCTATAACTTTCGGTTTTTCACCTGACAACATTTCTTGATCTATGAGACGAAAAATTTCCTCTTCGCTGGCCGGACCGCTTATAACCGGAGGCCCCACGACGACCGTTATCTCGCCCTTAAGTTCAGCTGAAACATCTTCATGACCGGACAAGCTTCCTGAAATAAATTCTTCATAATCTTTAGTCAGCTCACGGCATATCACAAAGTCTCTGTCTCCAAGTACTCTGTATGCCACTGCAAGAGTTTCACGCAGTCTCGATTTCCGTTCAAAAAAGACTATCGTTGCACCCGTTGCACCGTGAACTTCAAAAAGCTTAGTCATCTGCCCGTCCTTGCGAGGCATAAAGCCCAGAAAAACAAACGGGTACGGAGGAAGTCCGCAAGCACTCAAAGCCGTAACAGGGGCACAAGGTCCGGGTACAGGAACAATCTTTACGCCATGTTCACGGCAAGCTTTGACAAGACGATAACCGGGATCACTCATAAGAGGTGTTCCGGCATCTGAAACGAGAGCAGCATTGCCGCCTTCGTCAAAAAATTCAAGAACCTTTGCTATGCGTTTTTCTTCGTTATGATCGTGAAGACTGATAAAACCTTTTCCCTTGATATCAAGATTAGTCAGCAGTTTTCCGGTCCTGCGAGTATCCTCGGCCAGAATAACATCTGCCGAAGCCAGAATCTTTCTTGCACGATCTGAAATATCACCAAGGTTGCCAAGCGGTGTTGCCACTACCCATAAAGTCGGAGATTTCGAAGGCATTTTTTATGTGCTCCGCGTTCATGCCGTTTCCGGCATCATTTACAATAACGAGATCAAAACGGCACGGTCTATGCCATAGGTCCATTGCCGACAAATAATGTGAAGCAGCTTTTACTAATTTACGGCATTTTGCAGGAGTTACCGCCTGCAGCCCTTTTTGCACGGAATTTCCGGCTCTGGTCTTCACTTCTACAAAAACAAGATCACGTACACCGTCAGAATCAGCCGGACCATCGCAAACGATATCCAGTTCCCATTGATGCCAACGCCAGTTCCGATGACGGAGAGAAAAACCTCTGCACTCAAGGTAGCGAGCAGCAAATTTTTCTCCGGCCTCGCCGAAATCTAAATGCCGGGGAGACATAAACTCTCCTGCCCTGATTTCTTCTTTTCAGGAAGCACGCCTTTAAAAGTAAGCCGATGAATCAGACAGGGACCATTTTCCCGAACTGCATCCATATGAAATTTGGTTCCATACCCTTTATGAATAGCAAAGCCGTATCCCGGATATCTCTTTTCCAGCTTAACCATCAGGGAATCTCTAAAAGTTTTAGCAAGAATTGATGCGGCTGAAATTTCGGGGATTTTTTCATCACCTTTGATTATCCATTCCTGTTGATAACCTGCCACTCCATTAAAGTGACTTACCGGAATAGTCTTATTTCCATCAATAAGCAAAATTGAAGGACGAACTTTAAGATGAATCACCGAGCGGGCCATAGCCCTGAATGTCGCCTGAAGAATATTTATCTGATCGACCACCTGCGCCCGGCAAACTCCCAAAGACCAGCAGACCGCCTGTTTGCGAATTTGATCAGCAAGCACATCACGCGCGGCTTCACTGAGTTTTTTAGAGTCAGTAAGCCCCGGCAGATCATAATCAGCGGGAAGAATTACAGCCCCCGCCACAACAGGACCAGCCAGACATCCTCTGCCCGCCTCATCAATTCCTGCGATAAGTCCGGCTTCATCTGCCAGTCCCGGCAATATTCCGTGCAATAATCCTTGCGACATCCTGATTGCTCCGTCGTAAATCCAACAAAAAAACCGTCTGCTCCTGAACCTTGCGATCCGGGAGAGACGGTTTTCAACTCGTAGTTGCGTACTCGGCCGGACAGATTGCCCGGATGAGTGAACCGCGAAGATTTAAATCTTCGGGTGCTACCAAGCGTTCTTTGATTTGATACGTGCTGCTTTACCTTTAAGGTCACGAAGATAGTAAATGCGGCTACGACGAACTTTACCCTCAGTAACAACTTCAATACGTTCGATGTATGGAGAGTGTACTGCAAATACGCGTTCTACGCCGATACCGTCGGAGATCTTACGTACTGTGAAAGTTGAATCGGTTGTACCGTTACGGAAACGAAGAACAGCACCCTGGAAAACCTGAATACGTTCTTTTTCACCTTCGATAATACGAAGATGTACTTTTACGGTGTCCCCTGCTTTAAATGCAGGCATATCAAGACGCATGTGTTCGCGTTCGATCTTTGTAATTACATTCATGTTGCTACTCCTTATATAAATTCAATTTGCGGTATCAAAAAACGAAATCTACCAAGCGTCTCCCAAAAGCCTGTCAACCGTTATCGCTACCGCACTTCTTACTGATAAGTGATTGTATCCATCCATGAAACGAAGAGGTCTAAGACAGCCCGTTGCCATTTCAAGAATTTCGGGAGCCAACCCATGCCCTGTTCCGAAGACCAGTAACACAGGATTGTCATAAAGCATTTCACGGACCTGACGGGGAGTCACATTACCCGCGCCCCGAGCACTGGTTGTCACCAGTATCGGTTTTTTACCCGTTCCCGACTCAATATGCTCCACCACATCGATCAGGGAGTCCATCACACTGACCTTTGCCAGAGCGGCGGCTCTGTCCGGGTTAGTTTTGCTACCCGGTCCCGAGGTCCAATGAGAAATTATTCTGTCAGCCAACTTCTTCTGGTCCTCGATAGGAGTCACCGCATACATCCCTGCCAATGAGTAAGAGCGGGAAACGCGGGACATATCGTGAATATCGAGGTTTGTCAAAGAAACAGCTGCTTTTTCACCAAATTTATTTAGCACTGGATAGTGTACTAAAGCCATTGAAAGATGTTTTCCTAAACGTTTACGGGGTATTGACCGTAAATAATGAACATCTTCCTTTTTTAAGCCGTCAGCTTCGGAAAGCAATTCCGGGCGGGAATCCAAAGTCTCATCAAGAGACCTTTTTTTCCTCCATTCTTCAATCAAAGCATGATTCCCAGAAGAGAGAATCTCCGGCACTTTCAGTCCTTCATATTCAGCAGGACGAGTGTAGTGCGGATACTCCAAAAGTCCCGAAGAAAAACTTTCCTCGGTACTTGATTCAGAATGGCCCATGAAATCCGGCAGCAATCGGGCAACAGCTTCAATAAGACACAGTGCTCCGGCTTCGCCTCCGTTAAGAACAAAATCTCCGACAGAGACAGTCTCAACAGGAAATATCTCTTCAAAACGAGCATCAATTCCTTCATACCGTCCACAGACAAGAGTCAGTTCCTCTTCCCCAGCAAGTTCAGTAGCAAGTTTCTGAGTAAGCGGACGTCCTTTCGGCGACAGCATCAGCAACCTTTTACCCTTACCACAGCCTCCCTGAACGACAGGCTTGATACCCACAGAATCCAGACTGCGAGCTATCGGATCAAGAAACATTACCATACCCGGCCCGCCCCCGTAAGGACGATCATCCACGCTCTTATGCTTATCAACAGCATAATCGCGGGGATTGACAGTATTGAATGAAACGATTCCTTTTTCGACAGCCTTACTCATAAGACCATGCGAAAGCGGGGAATCGAAAAATTCCGGAAAAAGCGTAATCAAATTGAAATTCACAGACTAATTAACCGGCTTTTTTAAAAGACATAGGGTCGTCCCATTATTTAACAGGCGCGTTCAGATACAGATCAAGCAGCCCTTCAGGCGGATCGATCACAACCTTTCCCGCATCTACATCCACAGACAATACAAACTCAGCAACAGCAGGAAAAAGAATTTCTTTTCCGTCTGAAGACGAGATCACCCAAGTCTCTTGACCCGGCGCAAAAAGAAAATCCGAAATGGTCCCAACCGCTGTTCCGTCTTTAAGTTCGACGGCAGCATTCTTCAACTGGTACATGTAGACTTCATCATCCCTGAGTTCAGGGAGATCTTCCTTCTGCACCAAGACATCCATGCCGCGTAAGGTATCAGCCTTATCCCGGTCATTGATGCCTTTAAAGATTACTAAAGCGCGGCCTTTGTGCCTCCGAAAGGATTGCACAACAAATCGACGGGGTTTCTGTCCTTTACTTTGTAAATAAAGGGTAGACACCTCATCGAAGGAAAAAGGGGAGTCCGCATGGGAATCGATGCAAACTTCCCCCCTAAGACCGTGTGATTTGACCACTTCGGCAACTAGTAGCAAGTCCATAGCAGCCTACTGGTTATGGTCCGGGTTGAAGCCGTCTACTCTAGAATTTCTAGAACAGAACGTTTTCTCACCTTGGTTGATGCAGCACCAAGCAAAGTTCTCATCGCTCTTGCGGTGCGGCCCTGCTTGCCGATAACTTTACCCAAGTCTTCTTTCGCGACTTTGAGTTCGATTACAGATGTCTGCTCCCCTTCAATCTCGGTGACGACTACATCATCGGGATTATCAACAAGAGATTTCGCAATGAATTCTACTAAATCCTTCAACATGCCAACAACCTCCGCTTCAGATGTCGAGAGTAAACCTTGAGTGAAGAAAAAATCGAACCGTTGTGAGAACTAACTTTAAGAATTTTTCTTAATAAGTGCTTTAACAGTATCGCTTGGTTTTGCGCCTTTATCCATCCAAGCCTGAACTTTTTCCATGTTGATCTTAAGTTCAACAGGTTCAACCATAGGATTATAGTAACCTATGAATTCTAAAGGACGACCATCGCGTCTTGTGCTGCTGTTAATAGCTACAATACGATAAAAAGGGCGTTTTTTGGACCCCATACGTGTCAATCTTAGTTTTAAAGCCATTGTGTACTTCCCCCATATAAACTTAATTTAAGAGATTCATTAATAAAATGCAAGTAAGGCCAAAAAAGATTATTTTTTGTTCTTCTTGCGACTTTGCTTCTTGAGCTTTTTCTTTTTACGGGCGAGCAGGGTTTTCTTGCTTTTCTCTTTTGAAGGCTGACCAGCTCCTTCCATGCCTTCCATCCCTTCCATACCGGGTAATCCCGGCATACCGCCACCGCCTAATCCGGGCATTCCGGGCATATTCGGCATCTGAGGCATTCCGCCTTTTCCGCCTTTTCCGCCCATCATTTTTTTCATCATCTTGCTCATCTGATCAAAATTCTTGAGCATCTGATTAACTTCCAAAACCTCAACACCCGAACCTTTAGCAATTCTCTGCCTGCGGCTGGGGTTGATAAGCTTGGGAGTTTTGCGTTCCTCCGGAGTCATGGAGGAGATGATTGCTTCTATCCTGTTCAGTTCCTTGTCCGGCATATCAAGATCGCCAAGCTGTTTGGTCAATCCGCCAAGTCCCGGAATGAGCTTCATAATGCTGCCCATAGAACCGATCTTCTTCATTCTACGCATCTGGGTGCGAAAATCCTCAAGGTCAAATTTTGCCTTGCGAAACTTTTCAGTAAGCTTTTCAGCTTCCCCTTCTTCCATAACGGACTGAGCTTTCTCGATCAGGGAAAGGACGTCCCCCATTCCGAGAATTCTAGAGGCAGCCCTGTCTGGATAGAAGTGTTCAAGCTCGGAAAGCTTCTCACCCACGCCGACAAACTTGACGCACTTGCCGGTAACAGACTTGATAGAAAGAGCAGCACCGCCTCGGGCGTCTCCATCCATTTTAGTCAGTACCACACCGGTAACATCAAGCTTTTCATCAAACGTTGCAGCAACATTGACAGCGTCCTGTCCTGTCATTGCGTCTGCTACGAAAAGTATTTCGTCAGGCGAACATGCTTCCTTGATGGCAGCAAGTTCATCCATGAGCACTTCATCGATATGCAGCCGTCCGGCTGTATCGAGAAGCATTACGTCACATCCTGCCTCTTCCGCTTTGACAATAGCATCGCGGCAGATATCCACCGGATTCATGTCAGTCGTTGAAGGATAAACGGGAAGATCCAGCTGCTTAGCCAGCACAGTAAGCTGTTCAATAGCAGCAGGACGGTAAACGTCTGCGGGAACGAGATAGGGCTTATACTTCTTGCGTCTAAGATACAAGGCTATCTTTGCCGCGGAAGTAGTTTTACCCGCCCCCTGCAACCCGACCATCATAATTTTGGCAGGTTTACCTTTAAGAATCAGTCCTTCCTGTTCTCCACCAAGCAACTCGGTCAGTTCGTCATTGACGATCTTTATGACCTGCTGTCCGGCAGAGAGGCTTTTCTGGACTTCCTGTCCTAGGGCCCGTTCCTTTACCTTCTCTACAAATTCTTTAACGACTTTGAAGTTAACGTCCGCTTCTAAAAGAGCGAGCCTAACCTCACGCATTCCGGCCTGGATGTTTTTTTCATCCAGTCGGCCCTGCCCTTTGAAATTTTTGAAGGCTTCGGAAAGTCTATCTGATAGGCTATCGAACAATTATCTTACTCCGCCGGCTTGAGCATTTTTACGCACAAGAATCACTAAAAATCCACCTCTTCAGTGACCAATAAAGATTGCGTAAAGAAAGGGGTTGAGTGTTAAGGTTTTTGCTTCTCCAAGTCAAGCTCGAAGACCAATATCAACTTTTTTAAAAACAAAAAACTGTTATCAGCAGCCCAAAATACAAAAATTTACATTATTTCTTGCCTTTTTCCGCAAGGGCTTAGTAAATTAATTAACATGTCATCCGACACGCTAACGAGCGATACAGGGAGAAACACGAATGAGCAACATAGTTAAAGCAGAAGAATTCCATCTGGTAGACCCGATGGGCCGTGTCAGATCAAAAATTTATATCTCGGATGACGGGAAGCCGACAGCGGACATCTTTGACTCGACAGGCCAACTCGTAAACAGAGTCGATCTTCAAAAAACACAGAAGCTTGGCCCCACTGCTCATCAACCAACGCTCCCTCATCAAAAGGAAACCCTCAGCTCATGGCATGCACGGATAGCAAATGAAGTCATTACTAGCCAGCCAAAACTTCGTGTAGGTTCATATAAGCTCTATATCGACTTTGTCGAAAACAATACGGTTGCAAGTGGTAAGTATTTAAATGAAGTCATTGAAATTACCGGCGAAGTCGTTGATGTTTCCGCTAAAAACTTTGGAGATTTACACATCGGTCTAAAAGGAATATCCAATTATACCGCTGAAGTAATCTGCCATTTTACAGAAGATCAGACCGCAATTGTCAGCAACATGAAACCCGGAGTAAAAGTTCACCTCAAAGGAAAATGCACCGAATATGTCAACAAACGTGTTAAAATCTGGGGCTGTCAGGTTGTCTAATATAAAAATTACAGCTGAAAAATGTATCGGCGGCGGAAAATGTGTTTCCGAATGTCTTTTTTTGCAGAAATATGGATCACCTGACAAGATAGCCGAAGCATGTCTTGCGTCCGCACAAAATTATGACGAAGCGGCGATAAACGCATACAACTGTTCTGCATGTTCGCTGTGTGATTCCGTCTGCCCGGCAAATGCTCAACCTTCCAAAATGTTTGAAATGCTCCGTAATCATGCTCAGAAAAACTCTTTATTCGGCCTTGACTCCTACTCGCCCCTTCTAAGCTACGAACGAATAGGGGGCAAATTCCCGTTCAAAGACAACCTTCTACCCGATGGATGCAAAACCGCTTTCTTTCCGGGATGCACATTGCCTGCTCTGTTTCCCGAGGCAACCCGCGCGGCCTACTCAGCCTTAAAACAACGTGATCCTTCTTTGGGATTAATTCTTAACTGCTGCTCTAAGCCTTCAAAAATGCTGGGACTTTCCGATTCTCATGCCGAGGCTATTTCAGAGTTGTCTAAATTTATTGAATCTCAAGGAATCACTAAAATCCTGACCGCATGTCCTAACTGCCACATAACTTTCAAAGAATTTTCCCCTTCATTTAAGATTGTATCTATTTACGAAGAATTACTTGATTCAAACATTCCCCTCAATAAACCCTGGCTTCAAAAAGCAACGGTACATGATCCATGCGTCACCCGCTTTGAATCAGATTTACAGGAAAGCGTCAGAAAGCTCTTAACTCAAAACGGGGTAAGCCTGATCGAAATGGATCACAGCAGAGATAAAACAATCTGCTGCGGAGAAGGGGGAGGCGTAGGATTTCACAACGAATCTTTCGCACAGACTTGGAATGACAAACGAAAAGCTGAAGCCGCGCAAACTGGAGCTCCTATGGTCACCTATTGCGCAGGATGCACAAATCATCTTTCCGGCACCGAACCTGTAGCACATATACTTGATTTGCTCTTTGTAAAAAGAAATGAAACCCCCATCCTTCCACGATTTCCATTCAATTATTTCAACAGATTAAAACTCAGAATTTCAGCACGATTTGCTTAACCATTTATTTTTTATTTTTTTTAGGGCTTCTCATACTAAAAAGATCAAGGTAACAGCCTTTTACAAATGAATTCCAATAACAAAGCCGTTTCAGCCTCTGAATTCCCCATCGCCCTTTTCAGCTTAGGTCTGCCTATTTTACTGGCAGCCTACGGTATGAACGGTTCCGCTGCGCCCCAAAACCTTGCAGAAATACTTGTCGCGGGGCTTGCGGTACTTGGACTTCTGGTCGAACCTTACAGAAACAAACAAGCCCCTATTTTTCCGCTCTGGCTTAAAGCAGGTATTCCCTGTGTCCTTCTTTTTTGGGCCTTTTCTAAACTCTTTACGCCACTGCTGTTTCCGCTGGCGCCCTCACTGCCCTTTCTCATGGAAATACGCCCTTTGTTATACGGGCTTGTGATTGTACTCTGGATAACTAATTTTTCTATACCCAAGCCGGAACACTTCTACTTCTGGGCATCATGGCTTGCTGTTCTTGTCATCTGCAACTTTCTATATCTCTTTTTAGTGACAGGACTTACAGCCCCTCCTAATCTTTTT comes from the Maridesulfovibrio ferrireducens genome and includes:
- the ptsP gene encoding phosphoenolpyruvate--protein phosphotransferase; protein product: MAREVVSGISVSTGIAIGKAYFLNRSISSRLPRQTVPVHMVADEKERLTYAFTEAVKELAAVREKVPAELKEHQLIIDSHLMMLKDPKFSKRAIKYIDDLCINAEWALDKAVNDLDKTFGALEDKYIRERMQDVRQVAQRVQTKLIGGEASVSPIQGRAVLMAHDLSPADTIELEINKLMAFVTTLGGKTSHTGILARTLNIPALVGAEKLESCVVDGDLVIVDGLSGKILVDPDEDELEHYYNLQNQFESYQATIIRSCHLPAETEDGYRVQVLANIELFEEVSAVIDNGGEGIGLFRTEYAYLNRSSLPDEEELCEKYTELAAIMSPRKVVLRTLDLGADKFMSYFGPLDEANPAMGLRAVRFCLKHEELFHTQLRAILRASVHGNVSLMFPMISGLKEVHQAKAALARAQIELTAEGIPYDHDMQVGVMIELPAAVMIAEILAQEVDFFSIGTNDLIQYSLGIDRTNPHVSYLYQPLHPAIVRSIKYVVDAGHRAGIGVSLCGEVASDPYCVPILMGMQIDSLSLTPQAIPGIKRILRQLGMPECKQLLKEVLQCRTVAHINRLVTENIYKKYPEELIFFASLLDNEDIAG
- a CDS encoding HPr family phosphocarrier protein gives rise to the protein MIENSALREGSPDSENAVARTVIVVNQLGLHARPAARLAQEAQNFQAEIAIICDSQEVDAKSILDILTLAAAQGSTLELRADGIDAGAALDCLEEMFKSKFGEEK
- a CDS encoding PTS system mannose/fructose/sorbose family transporter subunit IID encodes the protein MSEKVKDKKSLGRACARCFLRSYFVGAGFNTRGLQNIGFSYAMQPGLEAIYSDSLELSKARKRYVKHYNSHPFWAPLLIAIFLAVEIQIKDGKFPVLLLNKVKNTTSYTLSAIGDSVFAGSALIFWALATISLLLAGNTVPAMLLGLISFVGLQVFKIYIFWGGLYKGLGFLDQLKRWDLINWGERLKYVNAFVLLIIWTQLWPSGMGIFQWYGGAAILGSLGWLIATGKISREVIAVLFVVASLFLINLI
- the rsmI gene encoding 16S rRNA (cytidine(1402)-2'-O)-methyltransferase; translated protein: MPSKSPTLWVVATPLGNLGDISDRARKILASADVILAEDTRRTGKLLTNLDIKGKGFISLHDHNEEKRIAKVLEFFDEGGNAALVSDAGTPLMSDPGYRLVKACREHGVKIVPVPGPCAPVTALSACGLPPYPFVFLGFMPRKDGQMTKLFEVHGATGATIVFFERKSRLRETLAVAYRVLGDRDFVICRELTKDYEEFISGSLSGHEDVSAELKGEITVVVGPPVISGPASEEEIFRLIDQEMLSGEKPKVIARRVADRVQGWTAKAVYEKVTERKTNS
- a CDS encoding YraN family protein; this translates as MSPRHLDFGEAGEKFAARYLECRGFSLRHRNWRWHQWELDIVCDGPADSDGVRDLVFVEVKTRAGNSVQKGLQAVTPAKCRKLVKAASHYLSAMDLWHRPCRFDLVIVNDAGNGMNAEHIKNAFEISDFMGSGNTAWQPW
- a CDS encoding ribonuclease HII translates to MSQGLLHGILPGLADEAGLIAGIDEAGRGCLAGPVVAGAVILPADYDLPGLTDSKKLSEAARDVLADQIRKQAVCWSLGVCRAQVVDQINILQATFRAMARSVIHLKVRPSILLIDGNKTIPVSHFNGVAGYQQEWIIKGDEKIPEISAASILAKTFRDSLMVKLEKRYPGYGFAIHKGYGTKFHMDAVRENGPCLIHRLTFKGVLPEKKKSGQESLCLPGI
- the rplS gene encoding 50S ribosomal protein L19, producing MNVITKIEREHMRLDMPAFKAGDTVKVHLRIIEGEKERIQVFQGAVLRFRNGTTDSTFTVRKISDGIGVERVFAVHSPYIERIEVVTEGKVRRSRIYYLRDLKGKAARIKSKNAW
- the trmD gene encoding tRNA (guanosine(37)-N1)-methyltransferase TrmD is translated as MNFNLITLFPEFFDSPLSHGLMSKAVEKGIVSFNTVNPRDYAVDKHKSVDDRPYGGGPGMVMFLDPIARSLDSVGIKPVVQGGCGKGKRLLMLSPKGRPLTQKLATELAGEEELTLVCGRYEGIDARFEEIFPVETVSVGDFVLNGGEAGALCLIEAVARLLPDFMGHSESSTEESFSSGLLEYPHYTRPAEYEGLKVPEILSSGNHALIEEWRKKRSLDETLDSRPELLSEADGLKKEDVHYLRSIPRKRLGKHLSMALVHYPVLNKFGEKAAVSLTNLDIHDMSRVSRSYSLAGMYAVTPIEDQKKLADRIISHWTSGPGSKTNPDRAAALAKVSVMDSLIDVVEHIESGTGKKPILVTTSARGAGNVTPRQVREMLYDNPVLLVFGTGHGLAPEILEMATGCLRPLRFMDGYNHLSVRSAVAITVDRLLGDAW
- the rimM gene encoding ribosome maturation factor RimM (Essential for efficient processing of 16S rRNA) → MDLLLVAEVVKSHGLRGEVCIDSHADSPFSFDEVSTLYLQSKGQKPRRFVVQSFRRHKGRALVIFKGINDRDKADTLRGMDVLVQKEDLPELRDDEVYMYQLKNAAVELKDGTAVGTISDFLFAPGQETWVISSSDGKEILFPAVAEFVLSVDVDAGKVVIDPPEGLLDLYLNAPVK
- a CDS encoding KH domain-containing protein, with the translated sequence MLKDLVEFIAKSLVDNPDDVVVTEIEGEQTSVIELKVAKEDLGKVIGKQGRTARAMRTLLGAASTKVRKRSVLEILE
- the rpsP gene encoding 30S ribosomal protein S16, whose protein sequence is MALKLRLTRMGSKKRPFYRIVAINSSTRRDGRPLEFIGYYNPMVEPVELKINMEKVQAWMDKGAKPSDTVKALIKKNS
- the ffh gene encoding signal recognition particle protein; translated protein: MFDSLSDRLSEAFKNFKGQGRLDEKNIQAGMREVRLALLEADVNFKVVKEFVEKVKERALGQEVQKSLSAGQQVIKIVNDELTELLGGEQEGLILKGKPAKIMMVGLQGAGKTTSAAKIALYLRRKKYKPYLVPADVYRPAAIEQLTVLAKQLDLPVYPSTTDMNPVDICRDAIVKAEEAGCDVMLLDTAGRLHIDEVLMDELAAIKEACSPDEILFVADAMTGQDAVNVAATFDEKLDVTGVVLTKMDGDARGGAALSIKSVTGKCVKFVGVGEKLSELEHFYPDRAASRILGMGDVLSLIEKAQSVMEEGEAEKLTEKFRKAKFDLEDFRTQMRRMKKIGSMGSIMKLIPGLGGLTKQLGDLDMPDKELNRIEAIISSMTPEERKTPKLINPSRRQRIAKGSGVEVLEVNQMLKNFDQMSKMMKKMMGGKGGKGGMPQMPNMPGMPGLGGGGMPGLPGMEGMEGMEGAGQPSKEKSKKTLLARKKKKLKKQSRKKNKK
- a CDS encoding OB-fold protein, giving the protein MSNIVKAEEFHLVDPMGRVRSKIYISDDGKPTADIFDSTGQLVNRVDLQKTQKLGPTAHQPTLPHQKETLSSWHARIANEVITSQPKLRVGSYKLYIDFVENNTVASGKYLNEVIEITGEVVDVSAKNFGDLHIGLKGISNYTAEVICHFTEDQTAIVSNMKPGVKVHLKGKCTEYVNKRVKIWGCQVV
- a CDS encoding (Fe-S)-binding protein; protein product: MSNIKITAEKCIGGGKCVSECLFLQKYGSPDKIAEACLASAQNYDEAAINAYNCSACSLCDSVCPANAQPSKMFEMLRNHAQKNSLFGLDSYSPLLSYERIGGKFPFKDNLLPDGCKTAFFPGCTLPALFPEATRAAYSALKQRDPSLGLILNCCSKPSKMLGLSDSHAEAISELSKFIESQGITKILTACPNCHITFKEFSPSFKIVSIYEELLDSNIPLNKPWLQKATVHDPCVTRFESDLQESVRKLLTQNGVSLIEMDHSRDKTICCGEGGGVGFHNESFAQTWNDKRKAEAAQTGAPMVTYCAGCTNHLSGTEPVAHILDLLFVKRNETPILPRFPFNYFNRLKLRISARFA